From a single Pseudorasbora parva isolate DD20220531a chromosome 15, ASM2467924v1, whole genome shotgun sequence genomic region:
- the LOC137041801 gene encoding phospholipase B1, membrane-associated-like, whose product MEWLFIAVATCLLALCPVKGDEWRLEYEEGLSHYSEEALKREFPEKTRPISFKHPLFTCPDMSPSSSVPTSVELVRPADIKVIAALGDSLTTAIGANATTVLGIPIEFRHVSWSIGGYGSFQDVITLANIIRLFNPHLVGPAPTKTVHGTPAPLCETGFNLAVTGHNTFNLPEQVRHLIDTLKTYEAINFDEDWKLLTILIGMNDICDYCKDKALLTKLFLWQTTDRRFFYSIDRFCSQCQSGN is encoded by the exons ATGGAGTGGCTTTTCATTGCCGTGGCAACCTGCTTGCTAGCCCTCTGCCCTGTCAAAG GTGATGAGTGGAGGCTGGAGTATGAAGAAGGACTCAGTCACTACAGCGAGGAGGCGCTTAAAAGg GAGTTTCCTGAGAAGACCAGGCCAATCAGTTTCAAACATCCACTGTTCACGTGTCCTGATATGAGCCCCTCCTCTTCTGTGCCAACCTCAG TTGAGCTGGTGAGGCCAGCAGATATTAAAGTGATCGCAGCCCTTGGAGATTCACTGACA ACAGCCATTGGTGCAAATGCAACCACAGTTCTTGGCATTCCTATTGAATTTCGTCATGTGTCTTGGAG CATTGGCGGCTATGGATCCTTTCAAGATGTCATTACACTGGCAA ACATCATTCGACTCTTCAACCCCCATTTAGTGGGACCTGCCCCGACCAAGACGGTCCATGGTACCCCAGCTCCCCTCTGCGAGACTGGTTTTAACCTGGCTGTAACCGGACACAACACCTT TAACCTTCCAGAACAAGTCAGACATTTGATTGATACATTGAAAACATATGAG GCTATTAACTTTGATGAAGACTGGAAACTGTTGACCATTCTAATTGGGATGAATGACATCTGTGATTACTGCAAAGACAAGGCATTGCTTACAAAGCTGTTTCTTTGGCAAACTACAGACAGAAGATTCTTCTACAGTATTGACAGATTTTGTTCACAATGTCAAAGCGGGAACTAG